The Brassica oleracea var. oleracea cultivar TO1000 chromosome C7, BOL, whole genome shotgun sequence sequence ATTTTTCAAGAATTTCAGAGAATTATAACATTGTTTAAATTACAATTTATTTAAAAGACTATTATGTAAAGAAAAATGTGATTATATTTTTTATAAAAAACTGTATTTTCTAAGTTATTTATTTTAGTTATAATTATTAAAGTTTGAAATTCAAAAGGTCATTTGAAAATAAAATATTTTGCTTTTATACTAAAAATACTATGTAATATCTATATTTAGAAGAAAATAGCATGAGAGTGTGTATTCAGTTATTATGGGAGGTATTTCACAAAATAATTATAGAATTCAATCATTTTATTTACTTTGATTAATATAATATGTAAACTTAGGTTAGGTTGAACTTTTTTTTTTTGAGATTTTGTAGGTTTTGGTAATTTCAATAATTTGGTTTAATAACAACACTTTGTACTAGCAGATATATATATTTTTCTTTAATTATATAATTGATTATAAATTTTTATAATAAAAATTGTTTAAAGATAATAACCTATTGACATTGTGATAAAAAATAATGTTTTTAAATTAATAAAGGATAAAAATTAAGAAATTAAAAGATTCATAAAAATTAAGAAATTAAAAGATTCATTAAAATAATGATCATTAAATTTAATAGTACATTTATTAATAAATATCTATAAAAAAATTATGCCTGCATATGCGGGCAAAACACCTAGTTTATGTTTAAATGATAACTATTTTGATAAATATCTCAAGTTTGTGATGATAAAAAAACTAAACCAAGTCTCCTAAATCATTTATAAATATTTAAGAATCATTTATAAAGCATTTATAGAAGTTTAATAGCAATATAAAACATTTATGATATTTCAAACAAATTTCTCAAAAAAAAATTGAAGGTAAGATGTATAAAAGAGTTGCATTACAATTTATAACTTAACTAGAGCTAATTAAAGTGTCTTAACCATAGCAGCGGCGGGAACTCGAGGCAGCATGTGCCACCGCGTGTTTCTTACATGAATTCATTGGCAAAAATAGTGTAAAAAAGATTGGGTTTGTCATGGAGTATCTTTGGCTTATTTTTCAGACCCAATATTTTTTACACTACTTTTGCCAATGAATTCATGTAAGGACCCTTCCATACACTGAACCACTCCAACTTTGCCTCTGAGTTTATCCATCAGCTCAAATTCGTTTGAAGCAAGCTTAGAATCTGAAATCTGAAAACTCTTCCTCACAAGGCTTATCACATTTCCAGCTGGAGTAGCATATTCCATGAGCTCCAAGGATGTGCGAGTTTTTACGTCAGACGCAATAAGCTTTATTACTTGCCCATTGGTTATGTTAAAATCCAACTCCTTCAGCGAAATTTTTTCTTCAGCCAGTTTCTTTATCGCCGATGCCTTATATTCCAAATCAATTAAAAGCTCGTTGTCGAGAGTGGTGAGCAAACCAAGGAAATCAAGAGATCCCTCACTGTTTTTGCAACTTCTACCATTGACAGGACCCTCTTCTCGCTTTCAATTGCTTTGCTCGCCTTAGTTTTGTTGAATTTCATGATTGAACTACATATGCACGTAACCGCTTCTGGCAAAACATCTTTGAGTAAAGTCTTCAAATCATTATTTTCAACCCCCCTCTTCAGATTTCCAATAACGGGTTGGGATTGTGGAATGTGTGCTTCTTTACCATCTTTACCGACAACAGCTTTATAAAACTCGGCTAGATTCTATATACAAAAAGATGCCAAGGGTTATAATTAGAATGACTGTATAAAAAGAAATGCTTTAAAAAAACATATTAGTGGGGGTTAACGCACCTTATAAAGAAAAAAATAACCGCTTTGATGAGGTCTCTAGTTATAATGCAAAGTCGCTAATGGTAGAGGGGTAGTTTTCAAGGATCAAGAAGTGTCTCACAGCCAGTGGGTTATGTTTCTCCTTGACCTACACACATGAATCGTTAGAGACATACACACAAACCCAAATAGGACTCAATTTGACAAATAAACATACTTTTCAATCGTAGGAATATTCTTAACCTCATTAGCAACATGATGGCCACTACGGCTATCTGTAGAACATTGTTGTGTCTCATCAATAAGTTCCAGTCTAGCATTAATATCCTGATCAAAACAAAATAGAAAAGGATATGTAACAAACCGCAATCCTACTTTCATCAAAGTACACTAAGGCATGGTGCATAGATTTACCATAACTGCTGATGGAAGAGGTGGAGCTGAAGATTTTTCCGTATTTGAGACGAAGGATGTTAAATGACGATACATGGTATATTAAAAATTATTATATTGCGAGTTTGCCATTTTAGTTAAGAGAGGTGTTCATTTTTTATTGGTTAATTTGTCACAATAACCAATCAAAAATGAACACCTCTCTTAACTAAAGTGGCAAACTCGTAATATATATAATAAGAATAACTTATGTGATTTATAACTTTGATTTTTTATCACCATAAAATACTCTTAATAAGGGGTGGACAAAAAACTCGAACCAAACCAAACTAAACCAGAATATATGTCTAAACAATTTAGTTGATGATTTATCAATCCAATGGTTCGGTTTTAAACTGAACCAAAAAACCAAAGTGTTTTAACTAAATTAGTTAAATATACTAATAATATTAAGATTTAATATATTTAACCAATTAACCTAAACAACTAAATATAATTTATACATTTTACTTCTAAATAAACAGAATAAACACAACTAAAAATAAAATAAAAATATGAATCCCATACATAATATCAAATATGGAAAATACTTTTGATATTTATATTAAGTTTGAAGATAATAACATAAAATTATTAGATTATACCTTCTACATTTTCATTTTTATGTTTTGCTTGAAAAAATAATGATTTCGTGTCAAATTGTAGTCTGTTTATATTTTTATAAAATATATTTTGTAACTTACCTAAAACAAAACTAATAAATCAATATGACTGAACTAAAAAAACACAAATTAAACCGAATGAATACACACTAAACTGAACGGAAAAAAAAACCGAACACACAAAAAAAAAAAATTTAAACCAAACAAAACTAATTTAAGGTTCGATTGGCAAATAGACTTTAAGAGCTTTTAAGGCTTTGAATTAAATTAAAAGTCTTCAAAGCCATTTTTTTACCAATCACGTTTCGTTACTTTTAAAGCCACTAAAGTCCCCCAAAGTCTTCCTAAAAATATTCCCAACCCGTGATCAAACCGAAATGCATACCTCTAATTAACAAGGTCATATTCAAGCACAATATGAAAAATATTAACAAGAACTGTTGCAATTTTCAACAATATTACTGAACATTTTTACACACCAGAAGTAATCAAACTCATAATCAGCGGAATCACAAACACAAAGTGTTTTCACTACAAATACATCATATAATTATATAATCTTTTGACAGCACAAGTAGCAGCAAAGATATGCGAGGAACTGAAGAAATGTATAAAGCGTTTTCATATAGCAGAATAGCTGTAGTTATCAGCATCGTCAATGGAGGAGGGAGACTTAGCAGAAGCAGTGAGTACCACCAAGGCACCAAAGAGAATGGTGACAATGGCTGTGAAGTTCACAAGAAACGCTTCTGGCCCGTACTTGTCGAGCTTAGCACCACTCTCCAGGAAAGTCAGCTTCTCCAGAAACCCTAAAGCTGCGTTCCCAACCGCGAGTATATAAACAAATAGGCCTAGGATTGCGTGCCACGGAAGCAACCCACTTCTAAGGTTTGGTGACCCTCCAGGGAAGAAGAACACTATGAAGCTGTACACCCACTGCAAAGTTTAAAAACATTTTTTTTATCTTTCTCTGGTAATGAACAATGTACAAAAACCCTTCAAAAATCTACTTTCTATAAATGGAAAGGTCTAATAGCTGCACAAGGCCATGGGATTTACCTGGAAGCCATAAAGAGAAATGACACCAATACCAATCCAAGAGTGGAGGCTGTAGAGGTTAGGGATTCCACTTTCGTTGTGGTTCTTGAAGGCTGCACAGATTCCCCAGATCCCAAGAGCCAGAGCAATGGCATGGAGGATAAGGTGGATCAACTTCTTCACTGGTTTCTCCAATGGAAGCGATTTGTAACTTATAATAGCTGCATTTCAAGTTCGAAAACAAAGGTTTATGTAGTCTTATTCTATAAAGTGATCATTATCAACAGGACAAATCCATATAGTAAGTAATACAAAGCTTTTCTCATGGTTAAAAAGATGATGTTAATGTTTACCTTCTCCTCCCAAGATCACAAATCCAATGAGCATCAGAACAGGATGCAGCTGGATCAGATAAAGTAAGTATCAGAACACAAACACAGATTGTGAATAAGGTCATGCAACATTTTGAATGGCTAAAAGTAATAATACAATTGAACAGAAGTCATGCTTTGCTTCAATGGCATACTCAGGTAAACATCATGTTTGTTTTGGATGTTTATAATC is a genomic window containing:
- the LOC106301204 gene encoding transmembrane ascorbate ferrireductase 1, translated to MAVGINAMPVTFAAHALAVIAAIMVLVWNISYRGGLAWEAENKNLIFNLHPVLMLIGFVILGGEAIISYKSLPLEKPVKKLIHLILHAIALALGIWGICAAFKNHNESGIPNLYSLHSWIGIGVISLYGFQWVYSFIVFFFPGGSPNLRSGLLPWHAILGLFVYILAVGNAALGFLEKLTFLESGAKLDKYGPEAFLVNFTAIVTILFGALVVLTASAKSPSSIDDADNYSYSAI